The Methylocystis bryophila genome contains the following window.
CAGCACGTCGCGCGTCGCATCCGAGGGATCGCCCTTGCGCGCGTCGACGCGTTGGAGTCGCGCTTCAAGCGGCGCGTCCAGCCAGACCCCAAGAAAGGGCGCGCCCGCTCGCTTTGCGGCGGCTTCGATCTCTTGACGCGCTTCCTCCTTGTCGAAGACGGCGTCGACGACGACCGCCCAAGGAGAAGCGGCGACGCGCTGGGCCTGCTCGATCATTTGCGCATAGACCTTGACGGAAACCGTGCTTGCATAGGCCTCTGGCGGCAGACGCGCGGTCGGCTCGGCGCTAAACAACGCCTTGCGCAATCGATCGCTGTTCACGCCGCGCGCGCCGGGCGGGGCGCCGAGAAGAGGCGCGAGCGCGGCAGCGACGCTCGACTTGCCCGAGCCGCTGAAACCGCCGATGGCGACGACGAGCGGCGAAGCTTCATGAGCGAGGCGCTGCGCCAGCGCGAACTCCTCGCGCGCCTCTTCCATTCGCTCCTGCGAAACCGCGACATAGGCGCGGATCGTCGCGCGCAGCGCCATGAAGAAAGGCAAGAGCGGCAGGCCGTCCGCCTCGTCGCGCGCGTCGAGATAGCGATTGAGCGCGACATTGGCGAGCCGCGTCAGGCCAAGGCGCCAAAGGTCCATCAGCAGGAAAGCGAGATCGTAGAGCGTGTCGATCTGAGCGAGCGCGTCGGAGAATTCGATGCAGTCGAAGGGCGTCGGCTCTCCTTCGAAGAGGCAGATGTTGCGCAGGGTCAGATCGCCATGGCCGTGGCGCGTGCAGCCGCGCGCGTCGCGCGCATCGAGCAGCGCAGCGCGCCCTTCGAGCAGCCCGGAGAGGCGATCGAGATGCGCGTCCACCGCTTCTTTCGGCGCCGGCGGCGCGCGCCGCAGGCTCTCGGCGGAAAGCGTGATGACCTCGCGCATCGCCCTGGCGCCGCCCTTTTCCCGCGTGATCTCGGCCGCGTCGTGAAAGTGTGCGAGGCGGCGCGCGAGCCGCTCGATGACGGCCTCGTCCAGCAATCCTTCGCGGGCGCGGCTCTCGAACAGCGCGTCATCGGGAAAGCGGCGCATTTCGACGACGGCGTCGACGAGCGCGCCCGCGCCGTCGAGCGCAAGGCGCCCATCCGCTTCGCGCGTCACGCGGCGCGCGCCGAGATAAAGTTTTGGCGCAAGCCGCATGTTGAGCGCCGCCTCATGCTCGCAGCAGGCGAGGCGCTTCTCGGCCGTCGAGAAATCGAGATAGGGAAAGACGATGGCGCGCTTGAGCTTATAGACTCGCGCAGCCCCGAGCACGACGCGCGAGATATGGGTCGAGACGATCTTCGCGCCGGCGTCGAGCGTCGAGAGGAAGCGCAGCGTCTCGTCTTGTGGATCAATATTCATTTGGGGAGGATACGACGCCCGCTTGAAGGATTCGCGAAGAGCGCAAGCAAGCGCTCACCCTCTCCCCGAGCGTGACGATAAAGCAGGGTAAGGCGCTGGTCGACCCGCGCGCCGCGCTCACGACCGGCGTCGGCTTTTTTCCGCCCGCGGAAAGGAGGGCAGCGGGAGCGAGCGCTTCTTAGGGTGGCGCGACGAAAGCAGGGCGTCGAGCGTCTCGAGCGTCGAGACATCCGCTCGGCCATTCGCGCTTTCCGGCCGGAAATGGCGCTGGAAGGCGGCGACGGCGTTGGCCGTTCTTTCGCCGAAGCGCCCGTCGATTTCGATCTCGTAGCCGTAACGGGCGAGCTTGCCCTGCAGCTTGCGCACAGCCGCGCCTTCGTCGCCTAGGCCGAGCCCCACGTCGGCGCGAATGGGCGCTGGCTCCACCCATCGTCCGACGCCGCGTCGCGCAAGCTTCTCCCAGGGGAAGAACTCGCCGGGATCAATCTTGCGCAAGATCGCGACATCCGAATGCGCGAGCACGCCCTCGGCGGAAATGCCGCATCGCGCGCAAATGTCCTGCGCGAGGTCGATGACCGCCTCGATCTGCGCCTCCCCATAGGGCCGCGGATCGCGATGACCGGGATGAGCGATTTCGACGCCGATCGAGGCCGAGTTCACGTCCGTCTCGCCGCGCCAGAAGCTGCGGCCAGCGTGCCAGGCGCGCCGCGACTCGGGCACGAGCTGGAGGACGCCGCCGTCCTCGTCGACGAGATAGTGAGCGGAGACCTCGGCGGCGGGGCTCGTGAGGGCGTCGAGCGCCGCTTGGGTCGTCGGCAGGCCGGTGTAATGGAGGATCAGCAGCGAGACCGGTCGCGCGCGCAGGCCGTGGTTAGGCGAGGCGTAAACGCGCGCGGCCGGATAATCGGGAGCAAAGCTCACCCCTCGACGACCTCCAGGAAGGCGTGCGCCGCCTCTTTGCGCTCGAAAACATGCGGCTGCAAGCCGCGCTTCGTCAACGCCTCCTTCATCTTGAGGCGGGCGAAGGCGCTCGTCGCATAGCGCGCCGTCGTCGAGTAGTAGTGCTGCATCATATATTGGATCATCTCGGCATAGTCGTCGTAAAGCGCTTCTGCAATCTTGGCGCCGTCGTGGTTGACGACGGAGGCCACGCGCTTGCCGACCTTCTCGCAGGCCTGGACCAGCGTCTTGCGCAATTCGTCGACGTCCTTCTTCGTGCGGGCGTGCCAGCCCTCGAGATTGACGAAGAGGATGTTGCGATCCGGATCATATTGCACGCGCTCGTGCATGTTGAGGTTGAGGAGCTCCGCCAGAAGCCCCATCGGCTCATCGAGGAAGAGGCGCTTGTCCATGAGCTCCGGCTCTTCGACGATCGGCTTGAAGTCCATGTGGCGGAGAATGTCCTTCTCGATGTCGATTCCCGGCGCGACCTCGATCAGCTCCATGCCGGCCTGACCCAAGCGGAAGACGCAGCGCTCGGTGACGTAGATGACCGGCTGCTTGCGCTTTTGCGCGAATTTGCCGGAGAAGGTGATCTGCTCGACGAAATTGAGGAACTTCTTGTTGCGGCCTTCCTGCAGAATCTTGACCTGGCCGTCCTCGATCGCGATCTTCAGTCCGCCATTGGTGAAGGTGCCGGCGAAAACGACGGAGCGCGCGTTCTGGCTGATGTTGATGAAGCCGCCGCAGCCATTGAGACGTCCGCCGAACTTGGAGGTGTTGACATTGCCCTGAACGTCGCATTCGGCCATGCCGAGGCAGGTCATGTCGAGCCCGCCGCCGTCATAGAAGTCGAACTGCTGGTTCTGCTGGATGATGCTGTCGGCGTTGGTCGCGCCGCCGAAGGAGGAGCCCGAGGCCAGCACCCCGCCAATCGCGCCGGCTTCCGTCGTCAGCGTGATGTAGGGCGTGAATTTTTCCTCATTGGCGACGGCCGAGATGCCCTCCGGCGCGCCCACGCCTAAATTCACGACGCCGTTGGGCGGCAGCTCGAAAGCGGCGCGGCGGGCGATGACCTTGCGCTCATCGAGCGGCATCTTGGCCATGCCCTCGACAGGCACGCGGACCTCGCCCGAGAGCGCAGGATTATACAGAACGCCGTAATTCATGCGGTGCAGCTCTGGCTCCGGCGCGACGACGACGCAGTCGACGAGAATGCCCGGAACCTCGACGTCCTTGGGATGGATCGAGCCCTGCTCGACGATGCGCTCCACTTGGGCGATGACGATGCCGCCATTGTTGCGCGCGGCCATCGCCTGGGCGAGGTTGTCGAGAACGAGCGCTTCCTTCTCCATGCTGATGTTGCCGGAAGGATCGGCGCTCGTGCCGCGGATGAAGGCCACGTCGATCTTGGTGGCGATGTAGAAGAGCCACTCCTCGCCCTGGATGTTGTGATATTTGACGATGTCCTCGGTGGTCACGTCATTGACCTTGGCGCCGCCAAAGCGCGGGTCAACGTACGTATAAAGACCTACCTTCGAGAAAAGGCCGGGCTGTCCGGAGGCGCAGGCGCGGTAGAGCTGCGAAATGACCCCCTGCGGCAAATTGTAGCCGAGGATTTTGTTCTCCTGCGCGGCCTGCGCCACTTTGGGCATGCGCCCGAAATTACCGGCGATGACGCGGCCGAGCAGACCGTCGTGATGCAGGCGGCCCGTGCCGAGACCTTTGCTGTCGCCCGCGCCGGCCGTCATGATCAAGGTCAAGTTCTTCGGATGGCCCGTCTCGACGAAGCGTTTCTCCAGGCCCATGTGCAGCGCTTCGGGAATGCAGCTTTGAACGAAGCCGCTTGTCGTGACGACATCATTGTCCCTGATGAGCGCGATGGCCTGCTCCAGGGTCGTAATTTTGTTGTTGGCCATGGTCCCGAGCTTTCCCCCTTTGAGCCTTCTTTTGTCTTTGCAATTCATTGCGCGGGGAGTTCCCCTCGTCGCGGCGCGCTCTTACAGCGCTTCGGCGCAAGGCTAGTGACTGGACGGGGGTTGCGCAAGACCTGCGGCAAACGGGCCTTCTTGCGCGCGGGGTGGCTGCGCTTTCCCGCGGCGCCCTTCGGCGTCCGAGCGCCCGAAAAATTGCCCCAATTGGCATCCTTTCTGCAGCCGCCGCTGGGCCTCCCAATGGCGAGGCGAACACCCAACCCATTGCATCGATGGCGACGAAACTCCCACGCGCGCTTCTTTTCTCGATACTCGTGTCGACCCTTTTCTGGCCGTCGCAAGCGGCGGCGCATGCGATCGTCGTCGCGTCCTCGCCGCAACCACGCCAGATCGTCAGCCAGAGCGAGCTCGAGATCGAGCTGCGCTTCAACAGTCGGATCGATCGCGCCCGCTCGCGTCTGACGCTCCTTGGCCCCGACGGCGCGCCGAAGGCGCTGGCGCTCAAAGACACCGGCGTCGGCGAAAGGCTGGAGGCTTCGGCCAAGGGATTGGAGAAAGGCGCTTACCGACTGTTGTGGCAGGCGCTGAGCGTCGACGGACATGTGACGCACGGAGAGATACCGTTCGAAGTCGAGCGTTAGCGCCGTGCGGCTCTTCCTGGAAATTTACGGCTATCTCAGCGTCGTGATGCGCGGCTCAATTCTCGCCGCGCAGACGCTGACGCTCGGCGGCGCAGCCTTTCTCGTCCTCGCCTTGCCGGCGCGCGAAACCTCGACGGCCGCGATGGCGCGACGCCTCATCTTCGGGAGCGCGCTCGCGCTTGCGCTCGGCGAGGCGATGTCTGGAGCGGGACTGCTGGCGCTTTTGCGCGGCACGCTGGACCTGCCTCTCGCCGACCTCGTGGGCGCGGATGCGGTGCTCGCCGCCGCCGCCGGCGCCGCGAGCGCGGCGCTCGTCGCTCTGCTCGTCAAAGCGGGCGCCGCCCCTCGCCTCCTGCTGCTTTGCAGCGCCCTTCTCTTGGCTGCGCAGGTCGCCGTCACCCATGCGGCGAGCCGGCCGGACAATGCCTTCGGCCTCTATCTCGCCGAATATGCGCATATGCTCGCCGTCGCGGTCTGGATCGGCGGCATTCCCTATTTCCTGTTGGCCCTCACGCGCGTCGAGGGGCCGGCGAGGCGGGTCGCCGCCGCGCGCTTCTCGATGATGTCGATCGCGTCCGTCGCGACGCTGATCGGCAGCGGAATCTATCTGGCCACAGATTATGTCGGCGAGCCGGCGGCGCTCTACGGCGCCTCCTATGGCGTGATGCTCAGCGCCAAGCTCGTGCTGCTCGCCGCGCTCCTCGTCCTGGGCGCCCTGAACTTTCTTACCGTGCGCCGCTGGCGGGCCGAGCCCGGGACGCCCATTCTGTCGATGCGGCGTTTCGCCGAAGTCGAGATTGGCGTTGGGCTAACCGTGGTGTTTTGCGCCGCCTCGCTCGCCTCGCTGCCGCCGGCGCGGGACCTCGCGCGCGACTGGGCGAGCGGCGCGGAAGTCGTGGAGCGGCTCGCGCCGCGCTGGCCGCCGCGTCTCGAGAGTCCCGATCTTGCCAGCCTCTCCATCACCAAGGCGCAGGAGCCGTCCGCGACGGCGCCGGCGACTTACGCGATCGGTGAGCCGCCGCCGCCGCGCAACGCCGCCGACATCGCGTGGTCCGAATATAATCATCATTGGGCCGGCCTCTTCGTGCTCGCTATGGGCGCGCTCGCCTTGGCGGAACGACGGAGGGGCCTCGCGCCGGCGGCGCGCCACTGGCCGCTCGTCTTTCTGGGACTCGCCGCCTTCATTTTTCTGCGTGCGGACGAAGCCGCCTGGCCACTCGGCCGCATTGGCTTCTTCGACAGCCTGAGAGACCCCGAGATCGCGCAGCACAAGCTGGCGATGCTGCTCGTCGTCGCCTTTGGCCTGTTCGAATGGCGCGTGCGCCTCGGCAAGATCAAGGAGGGCGCGGCGCTCTATGTCTTTCCGATCGTGACGGCGGTCGCCGCCGCCGTGCTGCTGACCCACTCGCACGGCTTCGCCAATCCCAAGGAAGAGATGCTGATCGAGATCACGCACACGCCGCTCGCGCTCGTCGGCGTCGCCGCCGGCTGGTCGCGATGGCTCGAGCTGCGCTTGGAGGCAGGCCGCATGCAACGCGCCGCGGCGCTCGTCTGGCCCAATTGCTTCCTGCTCGCGGGCCTCCTACTGCTCTTCTACCGCGAGGCGTGAGATTGCTCGGCCGGGACAGGGCTCGGGCGTCAAAAAGTCGCTTTTAAGCTCAATCGTGACAGTTGGCGCTGGCGCGTCCAAGATGGACGCCGCCTCACTGGGGCGCGTTGCGAGCTTCGTCTATGTATCACCCGCGCGTTGAGAGTTTTGCGAAGGCGCATCGCCATGACGGCGCGCGGCTCGCCCCTGAGCGCCTGTCCAACACGGTCGCGCTGCGCTTGAACAGCGCGGCTCCCGCCTCCGCGTCGGCTCCGTCCGAGCTTCCTGCCGAAATCGCCTTCCTGCTCGACTTCGGCGTGCCACGCGGCGTGCTGCAGCAGGGCGCGCGCCTGGCGCGCCGGCACGGCGTTTTCGCCGACGAGGCGCTCTTGTCCGAAGGTCTCGTCGACGACGAGGTTTTTTACCGCGCTCTTGCGCAACGCCTCGGCCTGCCCTTCCTGACGAGCGGATTCACAATCGAGCCCGGCTCGGATTTCCGCCTCTGCGCTCGGCGCGGCTACGCGCGGCTTGCGGGACAAGGCGGGAGGCCGGCTTGGGTCTGCGCGCCGCAGGGCGAGGCGATCGGCCGGTTAATCGAGGCGGCGCGCGTGCGCAAAGCTGCTCCCGGTCTCGCGGTCGCAACGCGCGCGGAATTTCTCGATGCGGCGGCTCGGGCCACGCTGGGCGCCGTCGCGCGCGCGGCGCCGTACCGTGCGGAGCGCATCGACGCCGCCCTCTGCGCGAGACGCGCGACGCAGGGGGCCGTTCTTCCCGTCCTTGGCGTGGCTGGCCTCGTGACGCTCGTCATGCCCTTCTGGCCAAACGCCGCGCTGGCGCTCGCCGCCGCCTTGCCACTGGCGCTGTTTTTCGCCGCCGCCGTGGCGCTGAGGCTCATCGCCTGCGCCGCGAGCCTCTTCGCACGCGACGAGCCTGAGATCGAAATCGCCGAAGACCGCTTGCCGCGCTACACAATCGTCGCGCCCCTCCATCTCGAGGCGCGCGTCGCGCCGCAGATTGCGCGCGCGATCGACAAGATCGACTATCCGCGCGCCAAGCTCGAGGTGATCTTCGTCGTCGAAGAGGGCGACGACGCAACGCTCAGCGCTTTGCGCCGCTGCGGTCCGCGCACGCCTCATCTTATTCTGATCGCTCCTCGCGGCGCGCCGCAAACCAAGCCGCGCGCCTTGAACATCGCCGCGGCCTATGCGCAGGGCGCGCTCCTGGCCGTCTATGACGCGGAGGACATTCCCGAGCCGAAGCAGCTCAAGCGCGCGGCGGCCTTGTTCGCGCGCGCGCCGCGCAACGTGGCGTGCCTGCAGGCGAGCCTCTCGATCGACAACGGCGCCGTCAATCGCCTCACCGCGCTTTTTGCGCTCGAATACGCGGGCCTCTTCGAGGTCTTCAACAAGGGGCTGGCCGCGCTCGATCTGCCGATTTTTCTCGGCGGCACCTCAAATCATTTCCGCATGGAGGCCTTGCGGGCCGTGGGCTTCTGGGACGCTTACAACGTCACGGAAGACGCCGATCTCGGACTGCGTCTCGCGCGCGCGGGCTTCGCCGTCAGGACCTTCGGCTCTCAAACGCGCGAGGAGGCGCCGCAGAATTTCGGCGCGCTGCTGTCGCAACGCGCGCGCTGGCTCAAAGGCTGGATGCGCCTTGCAATCCTCCGACGAATACAGTTACTAAACAATATTTTATATGAATAAGCCGCCTGACTGCGGTCTATTGTCGCAACGCGGTCGCAACAATTCTCGCCGCCCCACGCGCCCGATGCTCGCGCCAGTCACGGAAACGTCTTCAGGGCGTATTTGAAAAGTGCCAACCGTTTCTATGGGGGCTATGGAGCGCGATCCAATGCCACTTCAAAGAATCGAGGGTGAAATCGTGCGGGAGAGGCACGGCTTCGCTTTCCCCATGCGCATCGCGGGAACTGCCCAAAACGTCCAGGTCATCATCGATGATGACGCGCTCGTCGTGACGACGTCTATGCTGGCGGGCGACGAGCTGAGAACGCAACTCGAAGCCGACTTGCCAGCGCTCGAGTTTCTGGCGGCCGAAAAATTCGACCATGGCCGAGCGACCGCCGACGGGGTTGTCCTCATTTCTGCCAGCGACGTTCTCGGCTTCTTGAATTGAGAGACCGAACTCGGACGGCCGAAGCGGCATACAGCGGCGTTGCCTCTGCTGCGCCGCGGGGGAAGACGCGTTGGCGTTCCGCCAAAGCTGACCGCCTAACCACGAAGACCTTGAGGGAGCTATCATTGCCGGCGCAGCGATGGCTGCGAATAGCAACAAGGTGAAGAAGGCCAAGATCACGCGGACGCGCGTTGCGGCTTTGAAGCCCGGCGAGACGCTCTGGGATAACCTCGTCGTCGGCTTCGGCGTGCGACGCCGGAAGGGAAGCGAGATGCGCAGCTACTTCGTGAAATATCGAAGCTGGGGAGGCGCGGGACAATCCTTGACGCTGGGGACATCGGGGAAGCTCGCACCTGAGGCCGCACGCGAAGCCGCCCGCGCGGTTTACGCCGAACTTGCCATGGGCACCGATCCGGCCGAGAGGAAGAAAAAAGCCCGAGCCAGCCGCGTTCAAAAGCCCGAGACCGTTGCTGATTTGATCGACGAGTATGTCAAAGCCTGCGAAGCAGGGCTGCCGCTGGTCAAGGGCAAGCCGAAGAGCAAGCGCACGATCGCGTCGGACCGCTCCGCTTTCCGCAAGCACATTCGCCCGCTGCTCGGTTCGACTCCGGTCGCTGAGCTTCGCCGCCGCGACGTGATTGCCCTTCGCGACAAGGTGGCTGCGCGCCCCAAGCGCGACGGCGATGGCCTGGCGACAAGCCTGTCCACGCGCGTTGTGGCGAGTCTGAGCAGCGTTTTGCAGTGGGCGGTCAAGAGCGAGCGGCTCGAATTGAACGTTGCTCGCGGAGTAGAGCTTCACGCTATCGGCCGGCGCGATCGTCGCCTCGCCGTTCAAGAATATGGGGCGCTCGGCCGCGAACTGCGCCGTTCCAGGGAGGCGCCTTTGGTGAAGGCGGCGGTGTTGTTCCTCGCGTTCTCAGGCTGGCGTCGCGGCGAAGCGCTCGGCCTCAGATGGAGCGACCTCGACATGGAGAGCGCGACCGCTGTTTTGCCAATGACGAAGACCGGAAAAAGCATCCGCCCGCTTGGGCGCGCCGCTTTGAGCGTGCTGCGTAGCCTCCCGAAGATCAAGGGCAATGATCATGTGTTCCCGGGTAGGAAGGGCACCCTAGGCCAAGGCACGTTTTGGCGGACCCTCGCGCGGATTGTCGAGGCGGCCCGGCTCCCGAAAGAAGTGACGGCTCACGTGCTGCGCCACTCATTCGTTTCGGTCGGCGATGACATCAATGAGACCGAATCCGCCATCGCCGCCTGCGTCGGACACAAGCGCAACACGATGACGTCGCGCTATTCGCATCGCTCTAGCGCGGCGAACGTCGCCGCCGCCAACAGGATCAGCGACGAGATTTCGATCCGGATGGGCTTCGCCAAGCGGGCCGACCTGTTCAACGAAGCGAAGCGCATTCCGCAATCGCACGTTGCGAAGATCGAGCGCACGCCAAGGCTGCGCATGTTGGCGAGGTCCAGCGCTGGACCATCGAATCGGCGAGGCATGGCGAGAGGATAGCGCAGGCCAAGGCGATCCTGGACGAACTGCGGGGCGCTACGGCGCCGCTGGCAAGCCGGGAGATCGCACGGGCGATTCTGACTGTGAATGAGCTGGACCCGCGAGACCGGAAGCTTCTAACCGAGCACACGCGGCGTGTGAGTAAGGCGCTGCGGAATTTGAAAGCGGAAGGGTTGGCCGGGTCGGCGAAGGACAGCCGCGGGAATATGGTTTGGGCTAGAGGGAGAATTATGAAATAGGCGAGCACGAAAATTAAAGGGCCGCTTGCTCACAAGCGGCCCTTAGAGGATCTCGACATCCGCTCTTGCAGACACCTTATCAGACACCACGTTCCTCTGCCATGTGCATGTGGGTCTCCCTTCGGTTCGCATGCGATAAGGCTGCTAGCACGTCCCATACCACCCGCGGCTTAACGGTTAGTTAAGCACAGGTTTGAGTCGCTCTCAAGCGGAGAAGGTAGGCGAGCCCTCAGGTTTTTCAAGTGGGGAAATCTTAAGTTGGTACACAAGCCTATCCGGCTTTATATCTCGTATAGAAACGGCTTGCATAAGATCCCCTGGGCTTATGACAATCTCGTGGCTTGAGCCGGCAAGTTAATCCTTGGCGAAGGAAACTTTAATTTTTTGATCTTCAGGAAGAATGTTTTCTATATATAGAGTCGCCTGCTGCGTATATCGTACGGGTCGATTCGAGTAAGTTTCATCGTCCGCTTTGAACCACATTCTAATTTTGCTAGTGACAGTGCATGTCTCTGATGCTGGGATCAATGTTTGGAATTCTCTTTCTATTTTATTATCAAACTCGCAAGTATGCTTAGTAGATCCATTCACCCTCAAATATATTACCATGTTTCTCGGCGATGCGCCCGGGTGCGTTGTGATAGAATCCAGAGACAGCATAGATTTATATGTGGTTTCAGCATCATCAATGTAGCTTTTTATAATAGACTCCCCCTCTATACAAATTCTAAATAGTTTGTGTGTCTTGTCGTATTCCTCTACAGACACTTTAACAGTAGCTCTTTCTGTATAATGCTCAAACATACTTGATAGCTTTGATAAAATATACTCTATGTGTGTGCCAGTTTGCTTCCTAAATAAGATACGGGCTCTAGATTCAAAAGATTTATTTTCAGGCATATCGAGGGACGCCAGCGCGACCGCAAGCCCGATTACCAAAAAGAAGGCTAGGCTCGCGCACCAACCCGCAAATACAGATCCATTAAATGTACTCGGATCCCTAAACGAACCGATAAATGTCTCTTTACCATGGCCTTCTCCAAGTTTGTACAGGGCTATAGATAATATCAGCGATAAGGTTGTAAAAAATAGTATAGATAATACGCGTATATCAAGATGCTTTAGCCGTTTATACGAAATATAGAATACCACAAATATGAAAATAGCAAATACGATTAAGTGCCATAGGCTAATTATGCCGGATATTATAGATACTGCTCCGTTTTCCCATACTAATGTAGCCGTCTGCTCTGAAGAAGCCACTGCAGCCCCCCATATGTTGCATAATTCAGTTGGAACAGAATTAACGGTAATGAAAGAATCACACAAATAAGTTTCTCTGCCAATACCCTTTCCATTGCCGCGACACCGGATGCGCCAGCGCGGAGGCCCGCGACGTTAAGCCATTGTTCGCCATGCTCGCGCTAAGAGCAATGCGTCGCCAGTCACGTGCCTCGTTGCGTCTGTGCCACGGCCATAGGCTGGGCCGAGCGTCGCCGAGCGCAACGCGAGCGCCAGCAGAGATTCGTCCGATGATTTTCGATTGGTTTCGTGAGAGCCCCGCACACCGCGACGCGATCACCGCCGACGCCAGGGCGCTCATCGAGGAGCACGGCGAACACGCGCTGTTTGAGGCACGCTATCTCGCCTTGCGGGAATATGAAGGCGGCCCGCTCGGCGACCGTCCGCGAGGTCATTGGGGCGAAGTTAGAGACGAAGTGCGCCGGCTCACTCAGCGGCCCTAGCCAGTGCTGCTTCACAGCCGCCGGCCCGGGCGGCTGCGTGAACGCCGGGCGCTGGCGATCGTCTCCGCCCGCATCGCCAACTCCCGCGCTAGGCGGCCCCGGAGCCTCTAGCCTCGATCCTGCATCGCAAAAAGCGGATGCCGCGCTGCAGCGACGCTAAGCAATTGTCACAATTCAAAAAACCGTCATGAAAGCGCATGATGTCGATGGTAGTCCACTTCAGAGGGAAAGAGTGGAGAGGGCGTCATGAGTAGCGTGGAGCAATGCGCTGAGTCCGAGAGGATGGCTACGCCTGAACTGCCTCTTTGCGCGCTGCCTTCTGAGCGGCATAAATTGTTGCTTGAAAGCTATCGCTTTAATTTGAAACGCGGCAAGCCATCCGTGTGCAAAATGATCCTTGAGGATCTTTGGCGCTTCATGGATTTGGGGGCGTGGGAGCACGCTGCGGATCTGCTCGTGGTGCATCGGATGCTTATGTCCGGTTGCGCTTCGCCGGAATGTTTGAGGGCCGGTTAGCTGGAATAGAGACTTGCCGGCTTAGGAAGGGCGGC
Protein-coding sequences here:
- a CDS encoding AAA family ATPase, which codes for MNIDPQDETLRFLSTLDAGAKIVSTHISRVVLGAARVYKLKRAIVFPYLDFSTAEKRLACCEHEAALNMRLAPKLYLGARRVTREADGRLALDGAGALVDAVVEMRRFPDDALFESRAREGLLDEAVIERLARRLAHFHDAAEITREKGGARAMREVITLSAESLRRAPPAPKEAVDAHLDRLSGLLEGRAALLDARDARGCTRHGHGDLTLRNICLFEGEPTPFDCIEFSDALAQIDTLYDLAFLLMDLWRLGLTRLANVALNRYLDARDEADGLPLLPFFMALRATIRAYVAVSQERMEEAREEFALAQRLAHEASPLVVAIGGFSGSGKSSVAAALAPLLGAPPGARGVNSDRLRKALFSAEPTARLPPEAYASTVSVKVYAQMIEQAQRVAASPWAVVVDAVFDKEEARQEIEAAAKRAGAPFLGVWLDAPLEARLQRVDARKGDPSDATRDVLLRQMQSETGDIRWLRLDASRPAQETAEAIAATGVAERNRQGS
- a CDS encoding N-acetylmuramoyl-L-alanine amidase; translated protein: MSFAPDYPAARVYASPNHGLRARPVSLLILHYTGLPTTQAALDALTSPAAEVSAHYLVDEDGGVLQLVPESRRAWHAGRSFWRGETDVNSASIGVEIAHPGHRDPRPYGEAQIEAVIDLAQDICARCGISAEGVLAHSDVAILRKIDPGEFFPWEKLARRGVGRWVEPAPIRADVGLGLGDEGAAVRKLQGKLARYGYEIEIDGRFGERTANAVAAFQRHFRPESANGRADVSTLETLDALLSSRHPKKRSLPLPSFPRAEKSRRRS
- a CDS encoding acyl CoA:acetate/3-ketoacid CoA transferase → MANNKITTLEQAIALIRDNDVVTTSGFVQSCIPEALHMGLEKRFVETGHPKNLTLIMTAGAGDSKGLGTGRLHHDGLLGRVIAGNFGRMPKVAQAAQENKILGYNLPQGVISQLYRACASGQPGLFSKVGLYTYVDPRFGGAKVNDVTTEDIVKYHNIQGEEWLFYIATKIDVAFIRGTSADPSGNISMEKEALVLDNLAQAMAARNNGGIVIAQVERIVEQGSIHPKDVEVPGILVDCVVVAPEPELHRMNYGVLYNPALSGEVRVPVEGMAKMPLDERKVIARRAAFELPPNGVVNLGVGAPEGISAVANEEKFTPYITLTTEAGAIGGVLASGSSFGGATNADSIIQQNQQFDFYDGGGLDMTCLGMAECDVQGNVNTSKFGGRLNGCGGFINISQNARSVVFAGTFTNGGLKIAIEDGQVKILQEGRNKKFLNFVEQITFSGKFAQKRKQPVIYVTERCVFRLGQAGMELIEVAPGIDIEKDILRHMDFKPIVEEPELMDKRLFLDEPMGLLAELLNLNMHERVQYDPDRNILFVNLEGWHARTKKDVDELRKTLVQACEKVGKRVASVVNHDGAKIAEALYDDYAEMIQYMMQHYYSTTARYATSAFARLKMKEALTKRGLQPHVFERKEAAHAFLEVVEG
- a CDS encoding copper resistance CopC family protein — translated: MSTLFWPSQAAAHAIVVASSPQPRQIVSQSELEIELRFNSRIDRARSRLTLLGPDGAPKALALKDTGVGERLEASAKGLEKGAYRLLWQALSVDGHVTHGEIPFEVER
- a CDS encoding copper resistance D family protein, yielding MRLFLEIYGYLSVVMRGSILAAQTLTLGGAAFLVLALPARETSTAAMARRLIFGSALALALGEAMSGAGLLALLRGTLDLPLADLVGADAVLAAAAGAASAALVALLVKAGAAPRLLLLCSALLLAAQVAVTHAASRPDNAFGLYLAEYAHMLAVAVWIGGIPYFLLALTRVEGPARRVAAARFSMMSIASVATLIGSGIYLATDYVGEPAALYGASYGVMLSAKLVLLAALLVLGALNFLTVRRWRAEPGTPILSMRRFAEVEIGVGLTVVFCAASLASLPPARDLARDWASGAEVVERLAPRWPPRLESPDLASLSITKAQEPSATAPATYAIGEPPPPRNAADIAWSEYNHHWAGLFVLAMGALALAERRRGLAPAARHWPLVFLGLAAFIFLRADEAAWPLGRIGFFDSLRDPEIAQHKLAMLLVVAFGLFEWRVRLGKIKEGAALYVFPIVTAVAAAVLLTHSHGFANPKEEMLIEITHTPLALVGVAAGWSRWLELRLEAGRMQRAAALVWPNCFLLAGLLLLFYREA
- a CDS encoding glycosyltransferase family 2 protein; this encodes MYHPRVESFAKAHRHDGARLAPERLSNTVALRLNSAAPASASAPSELPAEIAFLLDFGVPRGVLQQGARLARRHGVFADEALLSEGLVDDEVFYRALAQRLGLPFLTSGFTIEPGSDFRLCARRGYARLAGQGGRPAWVCAPQGEAIGRLIEAARVRKAAPGLAVATRAEFLDAAARATLGAVARAAPYRAERIDAALCARRATQGAVLPVLGVAGLVTLVMPFWPNAALALAAALPLALFFAAAVALRLIACAASLFARDEPEIEIAEDRLPRYTIVAPLHLEARVAPQIARAIDKIDYPRAKLEVIFVVEEGDDATLSALRRCGPRTPHLILIAPRGAPQTKPRALNIAAAYAQGALLAVYDAEDIPEPKQLKRAAALFARAPRNVACLQASLSIDNGAVNRLTALFALEYAGLFEVFNKGLAALDLPIFLGGTSNHFRMEALRAVGFWDAYNVTEDADLGLRLARAGFAVRTFGSQTREEAPQNFGALLSQRARWLKGWMRLAILRRIQLLNNILYE
- a CDS encoding tyrosine-type recombinase/integrase; protein product: MAANSNKVKKAKITRTRVAALKPGETLWDNLVVGFGVRRRKGSEMRSYFVKYRSWGGAGQSLTLGTSGKLAPEAAREAARAVYAELAMGTDPAERKKKARASRVQKPETVADLIDEYVKACEAGLPLVKGKPKSKRTIASDRSAFRKHIRPLLGSTPVAELRRRDVIALRDKVAARPKRDGDGLATSLSTRVVASLSSVLQWAVKSERLELNVARGVELHAIGRRDRRLAVQEYGALGRELRRSREAPLVKAAVLFLAFSGWRRGEALGLRWSDLDMESATAVLPMTKTGKSIRPLGRAALSVLRSLPKIKGNDHVFPGRKGTLGQGTFWRTLARIVEAARLPKEVTAHVLRHSFVSVGDDINETESAIAACVGHKRNTMTSRYSHRSSAANVAAANRISDEISIRMGFAKRADLFNEAKRIPQSHVAKIERTPRLRMLARSSAGPSNRRGMARG